The Primulina huaijiensis isolate GDHJ02 chromosome 9, ASM1229523v2, whole genome shotgun sequence genomic interval CGAATTCAAGGTTAGAAAGTGCACTCGGAGCCGTAGCCACGACTGGACGGATTGCCCTTTTGCTCATCCGGGCGAAAAGGCCCGGAGAAGGGATCCGAGAAGGTTTCATTATTCTGGAACTGTGTGCTCTGAATTTCGAAAGGGATATTGCAACAAAGGCGATAACTGCGAATTCTCACATGGGGTCTTTGAATGTTGGCTTCACCCATCTCGCTACCGAACCGAAGCATGCAAGGATGGGAAGAATTGCAAGCGAAAGGTATGTTTTTTTGCTCATTCAACCAAGCAGCTTCGCATGTTGCCGGATCCATCTTCTCCACCGCCCATGACTTGTCCGATGTCGGAGAAAGTGTACCGGAGTCTGAATCATTGCTGTTTCTGCCACGCTTCACCCATTTCTCCTTTAATGGGCATGTCTCATTTATCGCCGCCGATTTCACCACCACTCTCCCCTCCCGTGAACTCGCCGGAGCTTTCAAGGTTATCAAGCATGGAATCTTGTGGATTCCCTGAACTCAACAACGGCAGGATTACTTACAAACATGAATTAACAGAATTGATGCATTCTATGGAATCCAT includes:
- the LOC140985299 gene encoding zinc finger CCCH domain-containing protein 61-like, which codes for MGSTTVCDEQQHKFHHSHQPYPNKKSFREIDIPPRKLLSRRSAAAHTPMSDVFSDSAKAEDVLSKFLPCNNVDEDDSDPYSSDQFRIYEFKVRKCTRSRSHDWTDCPFAHPGEKARRRDPRRFHYSGTVCSEFRKGYCNKGDNCEFSHGVFECWLHPSRYRTEACKDGKNCKRKVCFFAHSTKQLRMLPDPSSPPPMTCPMSEKVYRSLNHCCFCHASPISPLMGMSHLSPPISPPLSPPVNSPELSRLSSMESCGFPELNNGRITYKHELTELMHSMESIRMNEAPVSHSPTLLSIATRRNLPWLDVNNFNVDVEQPQFVLSPSTPSPGTSKIFTGESKVSHGNFSGRNLMEDYNNRYNNESNLGGPDLGWVNDLLT